From one Triticum aestivum cultivar Chinese Spring chromosome 4B, IWGSC CS RefSeq v2.1, whole genome shotgun sequence genomic stretch:
- the LOC123092929 gene encoding probable inactive receptor kinase At1g48480, with amino-acid sequence MAAMPGPARLALAVLVLASVLPAYRSDDLNTDAQALEALRKAVGRSALPAWNSSTQTCQWQGVACENGRVVELRLPGAGLMGALPSGVLGNLTALRTLSLRWNALTGPIPDDVSRMTELRAMYFQHNAFSGEVPAALYALKNLVRLNIGQNKFSGEISPDFNKLNRLGSLILDSNDFSGEIPKLDLPTLEQFNVSYNKLNGSIPRKLRKMPKDSFLGTGLCGGPLGLCPGETADTPAGSPEGQPGAGGAADVGGGKKKKKLSGGAIAGIAIACVFGLLLLLALIFFLCRKKKSGSAPRSSTAAVEKGRDLGMGPLDGEPKGQNGNGVHGAGAAAGAVPAAAAAAAVAAKSGGGSTTGSKKLIYFGPMAAAPPFDLEDLLRASAEVLGKGAFGTAYKAVMESGAAVAVKRLKDVDLPEPEFRERIAAIGAVQHELVVPLRAYYFSKDEKLLVYDYMSMGSLSALLHGNRSSGRTPLDWEARSAIALSTARGVAHIHSTGPTASHGNIKSSNVLLTKSYEARVSDHGLPTLVGPSFSPTRVSGYRAPEVTDIRRVSQKADVYSFGVLLLELLTGKAPTHAVVNEEGLDLPRWVQSVVREEWTAEVFDQELLRYQNVEEEMVQLLQLAIDCSAQHPDRRPNMSDAAARIDEIRRSASSAQHATTDGAPAPAPAPEGDEPSL; translated from the exons ATGGCGGCAATGCCGGGGCCGGCGAGGCTGGCCCTTGCGGTGCTGGTGCTCGCGTCGGTGCTCCCGGCCTACCGCTCCGACGACCTCAACACCGACGCGCAGGCGCTGGAGGCGCTGCGCAAGGCGGTGGGCCGGTCCGCGCTGCCGGCGTGGAACAGCAGCACCCAGACGTGCCAGTGGCAGGGCGTGGCCTGCGAGAACGGCCGCGTCGTCGAGCTCCGCCTCCCCGGCGCCGGGCTCATGGGCGCGCTCCCCTCGGGCGTGCTCGGCAACCTCACCGCGCTCCGCACGCTCTCCCTCCGCTGGAACGCGCTCACGGGCCCCATCCCCGACGACGTCTCCCGCATGACCGAGCTCCGGGCCATGTACTTCCAGCACAACGCCTTCTCCGGCGAGGTGCCCGCGGCGCTCTACGCGCTGAAGAACCTGGTGCGGCTCAACATCGGGCAGAACAAGTTCTCGGGCGAGATCTCGCCCGACTTCAACAAGCTCAACCGCCTCGGCTCGCTCATCCTCGACAGCAACGACTTCTCCGGCGAGATCCCCAAGCTGGACCTGCCCACATTGGAGCAGTTCAACGTCTCCTACAACAAGCTCAACGGCTCCATCCCCCGCAAGCTCCGGAAGATGCCCAAGGACTCCTTCCTCGGCACCGGGCTCTGCGGCGGCCCGCTCGGCCTGTGCCCCGGCGAGACCGCGGACACGCCGGCCGGATCGCCGGAGGGCCAGCCAGGCGCCGGCGGCGCGGCCGACGTCGGtggcggcaagaagaagaagaagctctccGGCGGCGCCATCGCCGGCATTGCCATCGCGTGCGTGttcggcctgctgctgctgctcgccctGATCTTTTTCCTCTGCCGGAAGAAGAAGTCCGGCAGCGCGCCGAGGTCTtctacggcggcggtggagaagGGGCGGGACCTGGGCATGGGCCCGCTGGACGGGGAGCCCAAGGGGCAGAACGGCAACGGCGTCCACGGCGCCGGGGCCGCCGCTGGAGCAGTGCCGGCCGCCGCGGCCGCAGCTGCCGTCGCCGCCAAGTCAGGAGGAGGGTCGACCACGGGCTCGAAGAAGCTGATCTACTTCGGGCCGATGGCGGCGGCCCCGCCGTTCGACCTGGAGGACCTGCTGCGCGCGTCGGCGGAGGTGCTGGGCAAGGGCGCGTTCGGGACGGCGTACAAGGCGGTGATGGAgagcggcgcggcggtggccgTGAAGCGGCTCAAGGACGTGGACCTCCCCGAGCCGGAGTTCCGCGAGCGGATCGCGGCCATCGGCGCCGTGCAGCACGAGCTGGTGGTTCCCCTCCGCGCCTACTACTTCAGCAAGGACGAGAAGCTGCTCGTCTACGACTACATGTCCATGGGCAGCCTCTCCGCCCTCCTCCACG GGAACCGGTCGTCGGGGCGGACGCCGCTGGACTGGGAGGCGCGGTCGGCGATCGCGCTATCGACGGCGCGCGGCGTGGCGCACATCCACTCCACGGGCCCGACGGCGTCGCACGGCAACATCAAGTCCTCCAACGTCCTGCTCACCAAGAGCTACGAGGCCCGGGTGTCGGACCACGGCCTGCCCACGCTCGTCGGCCCCTCCTTCTCCCCGACCCGGGTGTCCGGCTACCGCGCCCCGGAGGTGACCGACATCCGGCGCGTGTCGCAGAAGGCCGACGTCTACAGCTTcggcgtgctgctgctggagctgctCACCGGCAAGGCGCCCACGCACGCCGTGGTCAACGAGGAGGGCCTCGACCTGCCGCGCTGGGTGCAGTCC GTCGTCCGGGAGGAGTGGACCGCCGAGGTGTTCGACCAAGAGCTCCTGAGGTACCAGAACGTGGAGGAGGAGATGGTGCAGCTGCTCCAGCTCGCCATCGACTGCTCCGCGCAGCACCCCGACCGGAGGCCCAACATGTccgacgccgccgcccgcatcGACGAGATCCGGCGCTCCGCCTCCTCCGCCCAGCACGCGACGACGGAcggcgcccccgcccccgcccccgcccccgaggGCGACGAGCCTTCCCTATAA